A part of Acropora palmata chromosome 6, jaAcrPala1.3, whole genome shotgun sequence genomic DNA contains:
- the LOC141883739 gene encoding olfactomedin-like protein 2A isoform X2, which produces MNPAFSKMGLRYFPVVCLLLAMIQGVVHSEDSMQNDLGTKTSSLVEGPLSKKSEDGNKIQAIQDDSEKNKSERDDLAKRQLQAKRSKAGAGIEIPSKQSVDDIVLELAKSHLIKMIIDERANVGKIQQSIQTLQRDNCSPLTAVALPVTHNTRQYHQGAWMKDPLGIMGCDTIFVMESYAGRNIVEEFENMDNFKAGIVRKKHTLPYRYDGTGAVVYGPYLYYNRENSPYVVKFNLKSNKLEAQIHLSGFQQRRNGYRWCGGYCAVDLAVDEQGLWALWGDSDNSRRLYAQKIDVFKNVVIQTYALSTETMRTMGNAFVACGIIYTIDEYSPVKTRINFAYDTKTRRTWNPNLEFTNQYCYNSMVDYNPREKVLYAWDSKRQVTYSLTFGEQS; this is translated from the exons ATGAATCCTGCCTTTAGCAAGATGGGGCTGCGCTATTTTCCAGTAGTTTGCTTGTTGCTTGCCATGATTCAG GGAGTGGTGCATTCTGAAGATTCAATGCAGAATGACCTTGGAACGAAGACATCTTCTTTGGTTGAAGGTCCTCTGTCTAAGAAATCCGAAGACGGAAATAAAATTCAGGCTATCCAGGAtgattcagaaaaaaataaatccgAAAGAGATGATTTAGCTAAAAGACAGCTTCAAGCCAAGCGATCCAAGGCCGGAGCCGGAATTGAAATTCCCTCCAAGCAATCAGTTGATGACATTGTCCTTGAGCTGGCAAAGAGCCAC CTTATCAAGATGATCATTGACGAACGAGCCAACGTAGGGAAAATACAACAGAGTATCCAAACATTGCAACGAG ATAACTGTTCCCCGTTAACAGCAGTTGCGTTGCCTGTGACACACAACACTAGGCAGTATCATCAAGGCGCTTGGATGAAGGATCCGCTAGGAATCATGGGATGCGACACCATATTTGTCATGGAGTCTTACGCTGGAAGGAACATCGTCGAGGAATTTGAAAACATGGATAATTTCAAAGCTGGCATAGTTCGCAAGAAGCACACCTTGCCATACAGATATGACGGAACAGGGGCTGTGGTGTATGGACCGTACCTTTATTACAACAG AGAAAACTCACCGTACGTGGTCAAGTTCaatttaaaatcaaacaaattggAGGCCCAGATTCATTTGAGTGGTTTTCAACAAAGGAGGAATGGTTATAGATGGTGCGGAGGATATTGCGCGGTAGACTTGGCGGTTGATGAGCAGGGATTGTGGGCTTTGTGGGGTGACTCGGACAACTCACGCCGCTTGTACGCACAGAAGATcgacgttttcaaaaatgttGTAATTCAAACATACGCCCTAAGTACTG AGACCATGAGGACAATGGGAAATGCTTTCGTTGCTTGTGGAATCATTTACACAATTGACGAGTACAGCCCCGTTAAGACAAGAATTAACTTTGCCTATGATACAAAGACAAGAAGGACCTGGAATCCCAATTTAGAGTTCACAAACCAGTACTGTTACAACTCCATGGTGGATTACAATCCCAGGGAGAAAGTGCTGTACGCTTGGGACAGCAAACGTCAGGTGACTTACTCTCTCACTTTTGGCGAGCAATCATAA
- the LOC141883739 gene encoding olfactomedin-like protein 2A isoform X1, whose product MFELRICTVAVYFFLLNLCTLYTRPISPLQEKPLKLAKRIMSTKNSTKGVVHSEDSMQNDLGTKTSSLVEGPLSKKSEDGNKIQAIQDDSEKNKSERDDLAKRQLQAKRSKAGAGIEIPSKQSVDDIVLELAKSHLIKMIIDERANVGKIQQSIQTLQRDNCSPLTAVALPVTHNTRQYHQGAWMKDPLGIMGCDTIFVMESYAGRNIVEEFENMDNFKAGIVRKKHTLPYRYDGTGAVVYGPYLYYNRENSPYVVKFNLKSNKLEAQIHLSGFQQRRNGYRWCGGYCAVDLAVDEQGLWALWGDSDNSRRLYAQKIDVFKNVVIQTYALSTETMRTMGNAFVACGIIYTIDEYSPVKTRINFAYDTKTRRTWNPNLEFTNQYCYNSMVDYNPREKVLYAWDSKRQVTYSLTFGEQS is encoded by the exons ATGTTTGAGCTACGGATATGTACAGTTgcagtttattttttcctgttgAATTTGTGCACATTATACACAAGGCCGATATCCCCACTGCAAGAGAAACCATTGAAATTGGCGAAACGTATCATGAGTACGAAAAACTCAACAAAG GGAGTGGTGCATTCTGAAGATTCAATGCAGAATGACCTTGGAACGAAGACATCTTCTTTGGTTGAAGGTCCTCTGTCTAAGAAATCCGAAGACGGAAATAAAATTCAGGCTATCCAGGAtgattcagaaaaaaataaatccgAAAGAGATGATTTAGCTAAAAGACAGCTTCAAGCCAAGCGATCCAAGGCCGGAGCCGGAATTGAAATTCCCTCCAAGCAATCAGTTGATGACATTGTCCTTGAGCTGGCAAAGAGCCAC CTTATCAAGATGATCATTGACGAACGAGCCAACGTAGGGAAAATACAACAGAGTATCCAAACATTGCAACGAG ATAACTGTTCCCCGTTAACAGCAGTTGCGTTGCCTGTGACACACAACACTAGGCAGTATCATCAAGGCGCTTGGATGAAGGATCCGCTAGGAATCATGGGATGCGACACCATATTTGTCATGGAGTCTTACGCTGGAAGGAACATCGTCGAGGAATTTGAAAACATGGATAATTTCAAAGCTGGCATAGTTCGCAAGAAGCACACCTTGCCATACAGATATGACGGAACAGGGGCTGTGGTGTATGGACCGTACCTTTATTACAACAG AGAAAACTCACCGTACGTGGTCAAGTTCaatttaaaatcaaacaaattggAGGCCCAGATTCATTTGAGTGGTTTTCAACAAAGGAGGAATGGTTATAGATGGTGCGGAGGATATTGCGCGGTAGACTTGGCGGTTGATGAGCAGGGATTGTGGGCTTTGTGGGGTGACTCGGACAACTCACGCCGCTTGTACGCACAGAAGATcgacgttttcaaaaatgttGTAATTCAAACATACGCCCTAAGTACTG AGACCATGAGGACAATGGGAAATGCTTTCGTTGCTTGTGGAATCATTTACACAATTGACGAGTACAGCCCCGTTAAGACAAGAATTAACTTTGCCTATGATACAAAGACAAGAAGGACCTGGAATCCCAATTTAGAGTTCACAAACCAGTACTGTTACAACTCCATGGTGGATTACAATCCCAGGGAGAAAGTGCTGTACGCTTGGGACAGCAAACGTCAGGTGACTTACTCTCTCACTTTTGGCGAGCAATCATAA